One genomic region from Amaranthus tricolor cultivar Red isolate AtriRed21 chromosome 12, ASM2621246v1, whole genome shotgun sequence encodes:
- the LOC130796823 gene encoding uncharacterized protein LOC130796823 codes for MPPPSGRAVSHVWSYFTKEPTENPDIFLCTCQICESQGVKPLVSYSFARGGGTGSFNKHLAKKHGITKETHAASGSGTTSGSRQTQWDIPSTGMPFRYNRNDMIDEFSRYVICDELPFNHGESRAYERLTRKTLQP; via the exons atgccacctcctagtggtagagctgtttcacatgtgtggtcgtatttcacaaaagaaccaaccgagaatccagatattttcttatgcacttgtcaaatttgtgaaagtcaaggagtaaagcccttagtttcatacagtttcgccagag gtggtggtacgggatcttttaacaaacatttggcaaagaagcatggaatcacaaaagaaactcatgcagcaagcggcagcgggaccacaagtggaagccgacagacacaatgggacattcccagcacaggtatgccttttagatataatcgtaatgacatgattgatgaattttctaggtatgtaatttgtgatgaattgccttttaaccacggtgaaagtagggcatacgagcgtctcactagaaaaactttgcaaccataa
- the LOC130828698 gene encoding uncharacterized protein LOC130828698, giving the protein MSHDRQVSIVRNRTRDDNSDSDEDEMELIAIVSGFIMVVVGAWFDRFQHKEVPWNEHERAIKRAYLLDSLMNDRICKEQLRMDRRCFDKLCEVLVTRGDLVTTRNVTVIEIVAFFLHTLAHDLKNRTIGAVFTRSGERVSRQFHTVLKAVMKIGKYYIKQVDFNVTYDGDNKWKWFEGALGALDGTLIKMTVPLEDRPRYRDRKGDITNNVLATCDPSLRFNYVLPGWEGSAFDPHILGTHYEDPMVSKFLGVSKTSNKYFLVDLGYSNAQGFLAPYKGTRYHLNLWRGSAPTNYKELFNLRHSSARNTIERAFGLLKKRWAILRKSSFYDKQTQLRIINACFVLHNFVREENLDEENLLNEVDDDLSNVEALNLNAITRLSKQCYRI; this is encoded by the exons ATGTCTCATGATCGACaagtttctattgttagaaATCGAACTAGAGATGACAATAGTGATAGCGATGAAGATGAAATGGAACTAATTGCAATAGTTAGTGGCTTTATTATGGTTGTAGTTGGAGCATGGTTTGATAGGTTTCAGCATAAAGAAGTACCTTGGAACGAACATGAACGAGCAATTAAAAGAGCATATTTGTTGGATTCCCTCATGAATGATAGGATTTGTAAAGAGCAGTTACGTATGGATCGGAGATGTTTTGATAAGTTATGCGAGGTTTTAGTTACTAGAGGAGACCTAGTTACTACTAGGAATGTGACTGTAATAGAAATTGTTGCTTTTTTTCTACATACTCTTGCCCATGATCTGAAGAATAGAACTATTGGTGCCGTGTTCACTCGTTCGGGAGAAAGGGTAAGCCGTCAATTTCATACCGTGCTCAAAGCTGTGATGAAAATAGGCAAGTATTATATCAAGCAAGTAGATTTCAATGTGACTTATGATGGAGACAACAAGTGGAAGTGGTTTGAGGGGGCACTTGGGGCACTTGATGGGACACTTATTAAGATGACAGTTCCCCTTGAAGATCGACCTAGATATAGAGATAGGAAAGGAGATATTACTAACAATGTACTAGCTACATGTGATCCAAGTCTTCGGTTCAATTATGTTTTGCCTGGCTGGGAGGGATCGGCTTTTGATCCTCACATTTTAGGGACGCACTACGAAGACCCAATGGTCTCAAAGTTCCTAGGAGTAAGCAAAACCTCAA ataaatattttcttgttgatttgGGATATTCTAATGCACAAGGCTTCTTGGCTCCATATAAAGGTACACGTTACCATTTAAACTTGTGGAGAGGAAGTGCTCCTACAAACTACAAAGAATTGTTCAACTTGCGTCATTCATCCGCACGTAATACTATTGAAAGAGCCTTTGGGTTATTGAAAAAGAGGTGGGCTATATTGAGGAAAAGTAGCTTTTATGATAAGCAAACACAATTAAGAATCATAAATGCATGCTTTGTTCTCcataattttgttagagaagaaAATTTGGATGAGGAGAATTTGTTAAATGAGGTGGACgatgatttatcaaatgtagAAGCTTTAAATTTGAATGCAATTACAAGGTTATCCAAACAATGCTATAGAATTTAA
- the LOC130796748 gene encoding uncharacterized protein LOC130796748, translated as MMKWGLIFQLQPHTPFLVLPNPKAVPHFRTIINTASSPRFSSSSSSSSSSSPPSSSSVHPTFTSSFRCAVLGAGFAGLSVAWHLLSQSPKELKLHVDIFDDVGIGGGASGVAGGLVHPYSPKVKLLWRGEECWTEFLNLLSVAEDAFNGLSHCQHNTNGLIVRRTGILRPAVNKKFFYVMNENALSYLAGCPIQTIDEIAARKLIPNLCTPLNTAYYMPEAVNVNPLNYLKALFQASENIVKRMSSIGYCGKKITLHKKLVTSICEVGDEYDAVIVCLGARVDMVAELSGVLPLRTCRGIVAHLQLHDSFSEEYCEYSPSILSDVWLAVQGPRSLYIGSTWEWGSRNFSSSVSYEEASSTLQQLLPKTSMIYPQISNWTVTGAQAGVRAMPPLTSQGSFPLLGCIDDLVKGGKSSYPSKYWLIGGLGARGLLYHGWLGKLTAQAVLSSSEALLPLELTSWKK; from the exons ATGATGAAATGGGGACTTATCTTTCAACTTCAACCTCATACTCCATTTCTTGTGCTTCCTAACCCTAAGGCTGTTCCCCATTTCCGTACAATAATTAATACTGCTTCTTCTCCGcgtttctcttcttcttcttcttcttcttcttcttcttctcctccaTCTTCATCTTCCGTCCATCCCACTTTTACGTCTTCCTTCAG GTGTGCTGTGCTTGGTGCTGGTTTTGCTGGCTTATCCGTGGCCTGGCATTTACTCTCT CAAAGCCCTAAAGAACTTAAACTACATGTTGACATTTTTGATGATGTTGGAATTGGTGGGGGTGCTTCTGGTGTTGCCGGAGGCCTTGTTCACCCTTATTCCCCTAAAG TGAAACTTTTATGGAGAGGTGAAGAATGCTGGACTGAATTTTTGAATCTTCTTAGTGTTGCAGAAGATGCATTTAATGGACTTTCTCACTGTCAACACAACACCAATGGACTTATTGTTAGGAGAAC GGGCATATTGAGACCTGCTGTGAATAAGAAGTTTTTCTATGTCATGAATGAG AATGCATTGAGTTATTTAGCCGGTTGTCCAATACAGACCATTGATGAAATTGCAGCAAGAAAGCTCATACCAAATTTATGTACACCTTTGAACACTGCATACTATATGCCTGAAGCTGTGAATGTCAATCCCCTGAACTATCTGAAG GCACTTTTCCAAGCAAGTGAAAATATAGTGAAAAGAATGTCATCAATTGGTTACTGTGGCAAGAAAATAACTCTACACAAGAAACTTGTAACTTCAATATGTGAAGTGGGAG ATGAATATGATGCTGTGATAGTTTGCCTTGGTGCTAGAGTTGACATGGTTGCTGAGTTGTCCGGAGTACTCCCTTTAAGGACATGCAGAGGCATTGTTGCGCACCTACAGTTGCATGATTCCTTCAG TGAAGAATATTGCGAATATAGCCCTTCAATCCTATCTGATGTTTGGCTCGCTGTTCAGGGGCCTAGAAGTTTATATATAGGCTCCACATGGGAGTGGGGATCAAGAAATTTTTCTTCTAGTGTCTCCTATGAAGAAGCCTCCAGTACTTTGCAACAACTTCTACCTAAAACAAGTATGATTTATCCACAGATAAGCAATTGGACGGTAACAGGAGCGCAGGCAGGTGTTAGGGCAATGCCACCTCTCACTTCACAAGGATCATTTCCTCTTTTGGGTTGTATTGATGATCTTGTAAAGGGTGGCAAATCTTCTTATCCTTCTAAATATTGGTTAATTGGAGGTCTGGGCGCCAGAGGACTTCTTTACCACGGCTGGCTTGGGAAGTTGACTGCACAAGCTGTGCTTTCATCTAGCGAAGCTCTGTTACCTCTTGAGCTTACATCCTggaagaaataa
- the LOC130796747 gene encoding glycerophosphodiester phosphodiesterase GDPDL6-like, with the protein MIKYLVVAFLLIVRVTAQKPPRNPPPPKWLTLNGQQPAVIARGGVSGLFPESTRIAYDLVAQVSVPDPVYYCDLQFTQDSVGFCHAELQLNNDTNIVNIFPRGEKTYNVNGKDVRGWFAIDYPADAILSNVTSFQNVMTRPNVFDGQQLMVATDLPTVTKEPPSLWFNVQYDMFYNQHKISPAAYLQNTKLGRVSYISSPEINFLKSMVNKVDKVRTKLILRFLEPQAVEPTTNQPYGEVLKNLAVIKQFASGILVPKTYIWPVNKEQYLLAPTTLVADAHREGLEIYASDFANDFPGSYNYSYDPTAEVLQFIDNDQFSVDGVLTDFPFTASAATACLAHQKKATKRPKTALIITHNGASGDYAGCTDLAYDKAIRDGADVIDCSVQMSKDGVAFCLDSADLLGDTTAITSFMSRSSNVPEIQPKNGIFSFDLTWSEIQSLKPQLTNPLSQDMGGLPRNPANKDKGQFLTLADFLDLAKAKAVPGILVNILNAHFLASKKGLDVVGAVTSALSNATLDKQPTQVMIQSDDTSVLAKFKEVPSFRRVYAIRDTIGDAPKPSLDEIKKFADAVDVRRSSILKSTASFFSNFTRVVEEMHAANLSVHVSILYNEYTTLAFDFFDDPMLELATFVEGAKVDAVVTEYPATAYAYFRTPCSDPALENMDFTLAPAEPGQLLFFVVPEALPPAGAPAPTLDAASVVDPPLPSVSKGENNTAGQPPADEKKNSSERRTTSLCLSFVLALIMSLFLNRIYFF; encoded by the exons atgaTAAAGTATTTAGTGGTGGCATTCCTTCTGATTGTGAGAGTCACAGCACAAAAGCCTCCTAGAAATCCACCTCCTCCTAAATGGTTGACACTAAATG GGCAACAACCTGCAGTGATAGCAAGGGGAGGGGTCTCAGGTTTATTTCCTGAATCAACTAGAATTGCATACGACCTCGTGGCACAAGTGAGTGTACCTGATCCCGTTTACTATTGTGATCTACAATTCACCCAGGATAGTGTAGGCTTTTGCCATGCGGAGTTGCAGCTTAACAATGACACCAATATCGTGAACATCTTTCCTCGAGGTGAAAAAACTTACAATGTTAACGGAAAAGATGTTCGAGGGTGGTTTGCTATAGATTATCCAGCTGACGCTATTTTATCTAATGTAACTT CTTTTCAGAATGTTATGACTAGACCAAATGTGTTTGATGGTCAACAATTAATGGTAGCCACAGACTTGCCTACAGTTACAAAAGAGCCTCCAAGCCTATGGTTTAATGTTCAG TATGACATGTTCTATAACCAACACAAAATCAGCCCAGCAGCATACTTGCAGAATACAAAACTTGGACGGGTTAGTTATATATCCTCTCCAGAGATCAACTTTTTAAAAAGCATGGTAAATAAAGTCGACAAGGTCCGCACCAAATTAATTTTGAGATTCCTAGAACCACAAGCAGTTGAGCCTACAACAAATCAGCCTTATGGTGAAGTATTGAAAAATCTGGCAGTCATAAAGCAATTTGCTTCGGGTATACTAGTGCCCAAGACATACATATGGCCAGTTAACAAGGAACAATATCTTTTAGCACCTACCACTCTTGTAGCTGATGCCCATAGAGAAGGCCTCGAAATATATGCATCTGATTTCGCCAATGATTTCCCCGGTAGCTATAACTACAGCTACGATCCAACTGCTGAGGTTTTGCAATTTATCGACAACGATCAGTTTTCTGTTGATGGTGTGCTCACAGACTTCCCTTTTACAGCATCTGCAGCAACCG CATGCCTAGCGCACCAGAAAAAAGCCACCAAGCGTCCAAAAA CCGCTTTGATCATTACTCACAATGGGGCTAGCGGAGACTATGCAGGGTGCACTGACCTGGCATATGATAAGGCGATCAGAGATGGGGCAGACGTAATTGATTGTTCAGTCCAAATGTCAAAGGATGGTGTAGCATTCTGCCTTGATTCAGCTGACCTTTTGGGAGACACTACTGCCATCACCAGCTTTATGTCTAGATCCTCTAACGTCCCTGAAATCCAGCCCAAAAACGGAATCTTTTCCTTTGATCTCACTTGGAGCGAAATCCAAAGTTTGAAAC CACAACTAACGAACCCTCTATCACAAGACATGGGAGGTTTACCAAGAAACCCAGCTAACAAGGACAAGGGTCAATTCTTAACTCTTGCTGACTTTCTTGACTTGGCGAAAGCCAAAGCAGTTCCTGGAATTCTCGTCAACATCTTA AATGCACACTTCCTAGCCTCAAAGAAAGGTCTTGACGTAGTAGGTGCTGTCACCAGTGCTTTAAGCAACGCCACATTAGATAAGCAGCCAACACAAGTTATGATCCAATCAGATGATACCTCGGTGCTAGCAAAGTTTAAGGAAGTCCCATCATTTCGAAGAGTTTATGCAATTAGGGACACTATAGGTGACGCCCCAAAGCCATCTCTGGATGAAATCAAGAAATTCGCTGATGCGGTTGATGTTCGAAGGTCCAGCATTTTGAAAAGCACAGCCTCTTTCTTCAGCAACTTTACCAGAGTTGTTGAAGAGATGCATGCAGCTAATCTATCGGTACATGTCTCCATTCTGTACAACGAGTACACCACCCTggcatttgatttttttgatgatCCCATGCTAGAGCTTGCAACATTTGTCGAGGGAGCCAAGGTTGATGCAGTGGTCACTGAGTACCCAGCTACAGCATATGCCTATTTCA GAACCCCATGCTCAGATCCAGCATTAGAAAACATGGACTTCACACTAGCTCCAGCGGAACCAGGGCAACTGCTTTTCTTTGTTGTGCCAGAAGCGCTTCCACCAGCAGGAGCACCAGCACCAACACTTGATGCAGCGAGTGTTGTGGACCCACCTCTACCTTCAGTTTCTAAGGGGGAAAATAACACAGCAGGTCAACCACCTGCAGATGAGAAGAAGAATTCTAGTGAGAGGAGAACCACCAGTCTGTGTCTCTCCTTTGTCTTAGCATTGATCATGAGCTTGTTTCTTAACAGAATATACTTCTTTTAG